Genomic window (Musa acuminata AAA Group cultivar baxijiao chromosome BXJ1-9, Cavendish_Baxijiao_AAA, whole genome shotgun sequence):
TCAGAAGGTGTGTCTCTCACCGTCGTCGTTTTCCCTTTGCTGATTCCTCCTGTACTCCCAGAAATCACTGGCCGATGGTTCTGTTGCAATGACAGCTATTGGCAGAGGCCATCGGGACGTTCTTCGTGGTGTTCGCAGGATGTGGGTCGGTGGTGGTGAACAAAATGTATGGATCGGTGACGTTCCCAGGAATATGCATCACATGGGGTCTGGTAGTGATGGTGATGGTCTACTCTGTCGGCCACATCTCCGGTGCTCATTTTAATCCTGCGGTCACCACCACGTTCACCATTCTCAAGCAGTTCCCTCTCAAGCAGGTCTTCTCCCATCTCCTCGAGTGTTTCTCATCTCTTTCCTTTATTTGACTGAGGATTTGTATGCATGCAGCTGCCTCTTTACATGGTAGCTCAGTTGGTAGGAGCCATCCTGGCAAGTGGGGCGGTGTACTTGTTGTTCGATCCAAAAGCAGAGCACTTCTACGGAACTACGCCGGTTGGATCAGCCGTGCAGTCCTTCGTCCTCGAGATCATCATATCTTTCCTCCTGATGTTCGTCATCTCTGGCGTGGCCACAGACACCAGAGCTGTAAGCGTATGTTTTCCTCCGTCGCATCTCGATTCCTCTGATCTTTTTCGATCATGTCTTGCAGATTGGGGAATTAGCAGGCATTGCTGTCGGATCCACAATTTTGTTGAATGTCCTCGTTGCCGGGTAACATCTTATTCTTCGGCTGCCTTTTTTATGTGCAGAGTTTTACTGAATCGAATCTGCATGCAAAGGACATAATATACATCTCACATTCATATGGTGTTCGATGTGATGAACAATGTATGACAGGCCGATATCAGGAGCGTCCATGAACCCTGCAAGAAGCATCGGACCGGCCATCGTCATGCGTAACTACAAGGCAATCTGGGCCTACGTTTTAGGACCAATGATAGGTACTCTGGCTGGGGGTTTTACTTACAATCTCGTTAGATACACAGACAAGCCGCTCCGAGAGATCACAAAGAGCAGCTCATTCCTCAAGAGCGTGTCTCGAAATCGTTAGAAGCATGGAACGAGCATGTTTCTGAGTTGGAGTACGATGTTTGAGATCGCCTTTCGATGTACAGCAACAGGAACAGGTAGGGGGGGAGATGATGTATACCTGGAAATTAAGCAGCCAGAGGAGGTGAAGCGATGAGAGGGAAGGAAGCAGGAAGCTTGATGAAGAGAAGAATCATTGCTGCATCTGTGTTGTGGACTTTCCTCATGAGATGCCGACCTTTTTGTTCCTCGAGTTGTGTCTTCTTTCATTCTTATATTACTGCTTGCAATCTATTGTTTAAGAAAAATCCCCCATTCTACTACGTGTGATTTAGCTTATATCTGAATTACATATGAACACCTAAAGGATCGTAGGAACCTAAGAGTCGTAACgactgagatatatatatatatatattaggctttttttttttttggtaagtatatATATTAGGCTATTGAATCTGACAGAAATGAACATATCAAGTTTAGACGAAGAAAATGAAGGTTTAGTTAATTCACTAACAATCAAGGTTAgatcttataaatatatatattaattatttaagatATATATTTATAACATGTTATTTAGCTAGAAAGCCTCATTTGGTCTTTCCCTGTCTCTGTTTTGTGCATGACTTGATGCATACTAATGGGTGAATTCCACTCCCTGTTCAAGTCTTTCTTGTCTTGTCCTCTTATTTATCTAACAAGacaaagctaattgagttggaatcCTCATTGCGAAGTAGtacatgatgagggtaataattgcgataagactcgCGTCCTCTTATTTATCTAACAAGacaaagctaattgagttggaatcCTCGTTGCGAAGTAGtacatgatgagggtaataattgcgataagactcgCGTGACATCAGTTGTCCCGGATGACACCTCCCGCCTCTGTTGACCTGACGAGGCACCCGGTCAACGCGGATCTGAACGcccaccgaggcacattaacaccctgctcaggctcgatccacCACGTCACGCcaacggcaatgtcagacgctaccaaaagtacgatcctgctccctacggGCAAGCACATCATACAATGGTAATCCTCATTATAAAAACTCTCGCGCTCCGAGAGAATAGGGGAGGGAGCAAAAGAAACCCCTGCGactatccactaacttgatcgtcggaggggtcaggtcGAGCTCCCCgactcgacctttgtgcaggtgcgaaggcggAGGTCGTCCACCAAAGGCACAGGCGGTGGTTCCCTCCCGGGGGAAACAGCGACCCCGTTCCGATCGGGACACCACGATcggccacctcagcagtctcGAGGAACGTCCCGAGGAGATCCCCcaccatccggacccgaaccaagtcgtgtcggccccgaggccacggcttgaagttgtttacaccaacagtaCATGAAACAAGTTAAGCTGCAAGACAACTATACCTGTTCATCGAGTGATAAAAAGCTTAATGCGTGTCATTATCTTGTTCTTAAGGCTTCAAGTTCTATGACATATTAATCTTCTTCTAAGAAGATGAGAGGAGATCATTAGATTTCATGACATCCAAAAGCATATCAAAGGCAACTTTTGTGGTCTTACACATATTATTAATGTCGATTCtagttaaaaaaaatcaattgtaGTTATGTGGATTATGGAACATCGAACGCCTACTTacctatattataattataatgtttTCTTCTCCGATGATCGTACATCGATATGGATCTAAGCGTCGAATCTAAGTTACCTAGGGAACTCAATTCGTAGCCACTCACTACTGCCAGACACAGAAGAGATGGCGTGGGGGAAAGgacgggagagagagagaatatgtaAAGGAGCTTTAGGAGGACGGCCAAGGATCGGAATATATGTAGGAGGGTTCTACTTACCTGTTGGATTTTGAGACGATGAATGGACTGTGAGTTGAGGACCACTCTTTTCTCTCCATTCGGTGGAAACCAAAGTCCATTCTGGCTGGCgcattattccttttttttttaattctttttccctctttTCTTATCAGATTCCTGCAATTAACCCATTTAAAGAGTCATCCCATCATCCATATCTGATGAAGAATTGAGGATGTAGCGAGAGAGCGCAATAAcaataacaagaagaagaagaacaagaagaagaaggaaaaagagagagagagagagagagagagatgggttgCTATCCCATAGGCAAGATGGTGTCCAAAGCACTCCGGAAGTGCAAAGGTATTAGTTCTTGCTCTTTTTCTTGTGGTTTGCATGTATAATTAATTGTATGAAGTTAATGAATCAGACGTTACCAATGGCTGTTTCTTCCACAATTAATCGCTAGATGAGACGGCACTACATAGTTCCTTCCACaactaataaatattatttcacctTAACATCCATCTCATTCATGTCAGGAAACTAATAACTCGACCACCATTTTGGAGGATTGTTTGTAGTGAGCAATTAGGATCAACAATTGCTTTCTTCTCCTTATTGTGTTCTATACTTTCGTTGCTAGGGAGAAAGAGGCGTGGAGTAGCCACCACCGTGGTGTACTCATCGCCGCCGACATACTCCCATGCCGCATCTCGGGCGAAGCACGTGACCTGGACCGACGACAGCCCTGCCGTGGTTATCATGCCATCAGAATCCAGAGTCTCAAAGCACCACTCTGAGGctgtgattcctcctccgtcaactcAGCCCGAGGAACAACGCTGGGTCCGGTTCGCCCATGGACCACACCACCCGGACGAGGTCCCTCATCATGGTCCTATCCCGTCCCGCACGCCCAAAGAATCCGTCCATGTCCGGTTTGATGTCGGACCCCGGTCCGGCCCCGACTTGCACGAGCTGGTTCCGCCCCACGGGTCAGGTTACCGGTACATGACGTCGCCGTTGCCGCCGAGATGGGAGGACGGCGAGCAGCGGAGGGACTACTTCGGCGGTGAATACCACTACTATCCTACCCCTATACGTGAAGGAATTTACCGCATTGCCACCGACGAGCATCGCCTCACCACCATATTTAGCGAGGAGAATCCCAATGCTTGCAGCATCGTCTGAGTTGGCGAGTAGCTTTAATTTGGTGGCGATTCCTTCCAGTTTGATGTGCTCAAGAATCTGATGCCTTTTGATGGTGGCCTCGGAATAGTTTGTTCGGTGGGCAGCAGCCGTCACATCCCGTGTTTGGAGCATTTTGTACGCCCATGTAATAAACGTAAGcagggccttttttttttttttgacgatTGGCTGTACCAAATGTTGGAAACGATACTTTAGGacaattttctttccttttttatttttcttttctgaaaTGGAATGCAAGACGCGATGAATGGATGGCTTGACAGGAGACTTCCTCTTCGGCCAAATCCAAATGAGAACCCATGTAATGCATATACAAATCAAAGGTAGGTTAGTAGTTCTATGGGTAGGCACTCACTTTACGAGGAAAAGCTTGCACACTGACATTTGTTTCCTCCGCCGCATCTTGTCCCAAAAATCTGTATTTCGGTAGCTGGCAATCATGTCGAGAAATAACTGCACAATAAGATCTTCTCTTCTTTGGCGATTAGGACCTCTTTCCTGTTTAACAGAAACTACGtttatgtctctctctctctctctccatgtttTACAGATCAAAATGTAATATTTACAAAAGCTAAGCAGTGTTTATGGACTGTCTAAAAATAAATTTCTAATATCATCAATGTGTCAGAAACGCCAAGATAGATCTCATACCACGGTGGGTGTATACGAACAAAGCCACCAACTTCAAGTTCCACGCTCCCACAAATTCTTGAACTGAAAATAACTGTCCTTAGAGTTCCCTCTTTATGACATTTTGGAGAGTCATTCTCACCCTGCTGGCTCTGCAACAAAATATTATATAACATACCATACAGGATAAAATATTGTATGTACATATCACAGCTGTCTACGCATgatatataatttgataaataagAGATGCTATAAATAAAAAGGACGGACGAAACTAGGGATGACAGCGGAATTATTTTGTCACAGCTGTCTCAGAATAGATTTGGACAATGGATGAAATCCGAATACTCTTAATCATTGCCATCCCTAAACAAAAGAATCCAGCAAGTTGTAAAGTAAACCTACTTGTCAGTGTTTCTGGCCAAAAGAACAGAGAGGAATTATTTTGTCTTCACACAACATCAGATTTCACTTAAGCAAATTAAAGTCATGCTGTCAATCGCCACGGAGATTTATAATACGCCAGCATCCTAGTCAACAAAGAAACAATCACTGGGTGTTTACTGCAGCCTAAGCTGTTCTGATTAACCTGTTTAGAACAGACACCAATAGTCTCCCATAAGAACAGAATCACACTAGCTATTATtaatttttcctttcttttctttgcagGGGTAAATGCATTGTAGTCACACGATTAAACACTTCAAAAATTGTAAAACGAAAAGCTGACTTCCTTGGGAGCTTGGTTCCTGACAATTAACGAAGATCCTGATTAACAAAATTCTCTTTTAGATTTTCCAAATGACTAAAGGGGTATGATTCAATTCCGAGATCAAAATTCATCGAGGAGATTGAAAAGTTTTAGATAACAATGGCTACTTCGCATGATAGATATTTTTATCGACACTAAGTTAAAAAATTTCAACAATAAGTGTGGTGACAAGGGATTTGTAGAACCCCAACAAAATGATCCTACAGAGCCATAATCTTTCATGACCTTACAAAAAAGAATAAGAGCCCAGGAACAGCATAGTCTGACAAGAAAGCTACCAAATTTAAGAAATAAGGCATCAAGATATCAGCAGGAGTTCAGTGAATATTTCCTCACCTGAAATTAACTGTCTATAGCCAGGGCCTAGACAATTTAGCAAAATAATTATTTCAGGAGTAACAAAAGAACATCAGATGATCAGAACAAATCTATAAGAAAATAGAAAGTGAGACATTGTATAAATTGCACAAAATCAATAAGAAATAAGGTCGATGGATATTTGTGGTTGTTTGGAAGAGTCAGTCAGATTACCAAATTTATATACTTATTAGGAATGAACAAAGAAGGAAACGCAAAAAGAACGGGACCCATGTATTAAACCTTCAAAGAAGGCTTTAAAAACCTTTCAGTTACCATTGCACGGCGaccttttcatcataaaaaattattcaagtatGTTTCAGTTGCTAGC
Coding sequences:
- the LOC135594175 gene encoding probable aquaporin NIP-type, whose amino-acid sequence is MCSVDEEITKVEEVTTHDSGLCSAAMVNVAQKLLAEAIGTFFVVFAGCGSVVVNKMYGSVTFPGICITWGLVVMVMVYSVGHISGAHFNPAVTTTFTILKQFPLKQLPLYMVAQLVGAILASGAVYLLFDPKAEHFYGTTPVGSAVQSFVLEIIISFLLMFVISGVATDTRAIGELAGIAVGSTILLNVLVAGPISGASMNPARSIGPAIVMRNYKAIWAYVLGPMIGTLAGGFTYNLVRYTDKPLREITKSSSFLKSVSRNR
- the LOC135592263 gene encoding uncharacterized protein LOC135592263; the protein is MGCYPIGKMVSKALRKCKGRKRRGVATTVVYSSPPTYSHAASRAKHVTWTDDSPAVVIMPSESRVSKHHSEAVIPPPSTQPEEQRWVRFAHGPHHPDEVPHHGPIPSRTPKESVHVRFDVGPRSGPDLHELVPPHGSGYRYMTSPLPPRWEDGEQRRDYFGGEYHYYPTPIREGIYRIATDEHRLTTIFSEENPNACSIV